A region from the Canis aureus isolate CA01 chromosome 8, VMU_Caureus_v.1.0, whole genome shotgun sequence genome encodes:
- the ATXN2L gene encoding ataxin-2-like protein isoform X16, whose amino-acid sequence MLCLMTRAFVSRGGQSTGKGPPPSPVFEGVYNNSRMLHFLTAVVGSTCDVKVKNGTIYEGIFKTLSSKFELAVDAVHRKASEPAGGPRREDIVDTMVFKPSDVMLVHFRNVDFNYATKDKFTDSAIAMNSKVNGEHKEKVLQRWEGGDSNSDDYDLESDMSNGWDPNEMFKFNEENYGVKTTYDSSLSSYTVPLEKDNSEEFRQRELRAAQLAREIESSPQYRLRIAMENDDGRTEEEKHSAVQRQGSGRESPSLASREGKYIPLPQRVREGPRGGVRCSSSRGGRPGLSSLPPRGPHHLDSSSPGPGSETRGINGGPSRMSPKAQRPLRGGAKTLSSPSSRPSGEASVPPPPAAFPFLAVGRMYPPRSPKSAAPAPISASCPEPPVVGSAVPTSSASIPVTSSVVDPGVGSISPASPKISLAPTDVKELPAKEPGRTLESQELSRIAGKVPGLQNEQKRFQLEELRKFGAQFKLQSSSSPETSLDPFPPRILKEDAKGKEKEVDGLLTSEPVGSPVSSKTESVSDKEDKPPLPPAGGTEGPEQPPPPCPSQTGSPPVGLIKGDDKDEGPVAEQVKKSTLNPNAKEFNPTKPLLSVNKSTSTPTSPGPRTHSTPSIPVLTAGQSGLYSPQYISYIPQIHMGPAVQAPQMYPYPVSNSVPGQQGKYRGAKGSLPPQRSDQHQPASAPPMMQAAAAAGPPLVAATPYSSYIPYTPQQFPGQPAMMQPMAHYPSQPVFAPMLQSNPRMLTSGSHPQAIVSSSTPQYPSAEQPTPQALYATVHQSYPHHATQLHAHQPQPATTPTGSQPQSQHAAPSPVQHQAGQAPHLGSGQPQQNLYHPGALTGTPPSLPPGPSAQSPQSSFPQPAAVYAIHAHQQLPHGFTNMAHVTQAHVQTGITAAPPPHPGAPHPPQVMLLHPPQSHGGPPQGAVPQSGVPALSASTPSPYPYIGHPQGEQPGQAPGFPGGADDRILCRVGRSHSRRRQGLAPGSVLCFPPSSLSCDPAAPLPTASPALSDPDCLLT is encoded by the exons ATGCTCTGTCTCATGACCCGGGCGTTCGTGAGCCGAGG GGGACAAAGCACAGGAAAGGGACCCCCACCGTCACCG GTGTTCGAGGGTGTCTACAACAATTCCAGAATGCTGCATTTTCTTACAGCTGTTGTG GGCTCCACTTGTGATGTAAAGGTGAAGAATGGTACCATATATGAAGGTATCTTCAAGACTCTGAGCTCAAAG TTTGAACTAGCAGTAGACGCTGTACACCGGAAAGCATCTGAGCCAGCAGGTGGCCCTCGTCGGGAAGACATTGTAGACACAATGGTGTTTAAGCCAAGCGATGTCATGCTTGTCCACTTCCGGAATGTTGACTTCAATTATGCTACTAAAG ACAAGTTCACTGATTCAGCTATTGCCATGAACTCAAAGGTGAATGGGGAGCACAAAGAGAAGGTGCTTCAGCGCTGGGAAGGGGGCGACAGCAACAGCGATGACTATGACCTCGAGTCTGACATG TCCAACGGATGGGACCCCAATGAAATGTTCAAGTTCAACGAGGAGAACTATGGTGTGAAGACCACCTATGATAGCAGTCTTTCTTCTTACAC GGTACCCTTGGAGAAGGACAACTCGGAAGAGTTTCGTCAGCGGGAGCTGCGTGCAGCCCAATTGGCTCGAGAGATTGAATCAAGCCCCCAGTACCGCCTGCGGATCGCCATGGAGAACGATGATGGACGCACTGAAGAGGAGAAGCATAGTGCAGTCCAGCGGCAGGGTTCAGGACGAGAGAGCCCCAGCCTGGCATCTAG GGAGGGAAAATATATCCCTCTACCCCAACGAGTTCGGGAAGGTCCTCGGGGAGGAGTTCGATGCAGTAGTTCCCGGGGTGGCCGGCCTGGCCTTAGCTCTCTGCCGCCTCGTGGCCCTCACCACCTTGACAGTAGCAGTCCTGGCCCAGGTTCTGAGACACGTGGTATCAATGGAG gcccTTCCCGCATGTCCCCTAAGGCACAGCGGCCTCTGAGAGGTGGTGCCAAGACTCTGTCTTCACCCAGCAGTAGGCCTTCTGGAGAAGCTTCTGTTCCACCTCCTCCTGCAG CTTTCCCTTTTCTTGCAGTGGGCCGGATGTACCCCCCGCGCTCTCCCAAGTCGGCTGCCCCTGCCCCAATCTCAGCTTCCTGTCCTGAGCCCCCCGTCGTCGGCTCAGCAGTACCGACCTCTTCAGCTTCCATCCCTGTGACGTCATCGGTTGTGGATCCTGGGGTAGGCTCCATTTCCCCAGCTTCTCCAAAGATCTCATTGGCCCCCACAGATG TAAAAGAACTTCCAGCCAAGGAACCTGGGAGAACTCTGGAGTCCCAGGAGCTGTCCCGGATAGCTGGGAAAG TCCCTGGCCTTCAGAATGAACAGAAACGCTTTCAACTGGAAGAGCTGAGAAAGTTTGGGGCCCAATTTAAG CTGCAGTCCAGTAGCTCCCCTGAGACCAGCCTGGATCCTTTTCCTCCCCGGATCTTAAAGGAGGATgccaaagggaaagagaaggaggttGATGGTCTGTTGACTTCAGAGCCAGTGGGGTCCCCGGTCTCCTCCAAGACGGAGTCTGTATCGGATAAAGAGGACAAGCCGCCCCTGCCACCAGCAGGAGGCACTGAGGGGCCAGAGCAGCCCCCGCCACCTTGCCCAAGCCAAACTGGCAGCCCCCCAGTGGGCCTCATCAAGGGAGACGACAAGGATGAGGGCCCGGTTGCTGA ACAAGTGAAGAAATCAACACTGAACCCCAACGCCAAGGAGTTCAATCCCACAAAGCCTCTGCTGTCTGTG AATAAATCAACCAGTACCCCAACTTCTCCGGGGCCCCGAACTCATTCAACTCCCTCTATCCCGGTGCTGACAGCAGGCCAGAGTGGGCTCTATAGCCCCCAGTACATTTCTTACATACCTCAGATCCATATGGGACCAGCTGTTCAG GCACCTCAGATGTATCCATATCCTGTATCCAACTCTGTGCCTGGACAGCAGGGCAAGTACCGGGGAGCAAAAG gctccctgcccccccagcGCTCGGACCAACACCAGCCAGCCTCAGCCCCTCCGATGATGCAGGCCGCCGCTGCTGCTGGCCCACCTCTGGTGGCTGCCACACCTTACTCTTCCTACATCCCTTACACCCCGCAGCAGTTCCCAGGCCAGCCTGCCATGATGCAGCCCATGGCCCACTACCCTTCGCAG CCGGTGTTTGCCCCCATGCTTCAAAGCAACCCACGCATGCTGACTTCGGGGAGCCATCCCCAGGCCATTGTGTCGTCCTCCACTCCTCAGTACCCTTCTGCAGAGCAGCCCACCCCCCAAGCCCTCTATG CCACTGTTCACCAGTCCTATCCACACCATGCCACGCAGCTCCATGCCCACCAGCCGCAGCCGGCCACCACGCCTACTGGGAGCCAGCCGCAGTCCCAGCATGCGGCCCCCAGTCCCGTCCAG CACCAGGCGGGGCAGGCCCCACACCTGGGCAGTGGACAGCCACAGCAGAATCTgtaccacccaggggccctgacaGGCACGCCGCCTTCTCTGCCACCGGGACCTTCTGCCCAGTCCCCTCAGAGCAGCTTCCCCCAACCAGCCGCTGTGTATGCCATCCATGCCCACCAGCAGCTGCCCCACGGCTTCACCAACATGGCCCATGTTACCCAG GCCCATGTCCAAACTGGAATCacagcagccccgccccctcaccctggggctccccacccgccccaggtgatgctgctgcacCCACCCCAGAGCCATGGGGGCCCCCCCCAAGGCGCGGTGCCCCAGAGTGGGGTGCCTGCACTCTCAGCTTCCACACCCTCACCCTATCCCTACATCGGACACCCCCAAGGTGAGCAGCCTGGCCAGGCGCCTGGATTTCCAGGAGGAGCCGATGACAGGATTC TATGTAGGGTGGGCAGAAGCCACAGTCGCCGCCGCCAGGGGCTTGCTCCTGGCTCTGTCCTTTGCTTCCCTCCGTCCTCGCTCAGTTGTGATccagcagcccccctccccactgcctccccAGCTCTCAGTGACCCCGACTGTCTCCTGACTTAG
- the ATXN2L gene encoding ataxin-2-like protein isoform X5, translating to MLKPQPPQQTSQPQQPPPTQQAVARRPPGGTSPPNGGLPGPLASASAPPGPPAAASPCLGPAAAAGSGLRRGAEGILAPQPPPPQQQHQERPGAAAIGSARGQSTGKGPPPSPVFEGVYNNSRMLHFLTAVVGSTCDVKVKNGTIYEGIFKTLSSKFELAVDAVHRKASEPAGGPRREDIVDTMVFKPSDVMLVHFRNVDFNYATKDKFTDSAIAMNSKVNGEHKEKVLQRWEGGDSNSDDYDLESDMSNGWDPNEMFKFNEENYGVKTTYDSSLSSYTVPLEKDNSEEFRQRELRAAQLAREIESSPQYRLRIAMENDDGRTEEEKHSAVQRQGSGRESPSLASREGKYIPLPQRVREGPRGGVRCSSSRGGRPGLSSLPPRGPHHLDSSSPGPGSETRGINGGPSRMSPKAQRPLRGGAKTLSSPSSRPSGEASVPPPPAVGRMYPPRSPKSAAPAPISASCPEPPVVGSAVPTSSASIPVTSSVVDPGVGSISPASPKISLAPTDVKELPAKEPGRTLESQELSRIAGKVPGLQNEQKRFQLEELRKFGAQFKLQSSSSPETSLDPFPPRILKEDAKGKEKEVDGLLTSEPVGSPVSSKTESVSDKEDKPPLPPAGGTEGPEQPPPPCPSQTGSPPVGLIKGDDKDEGPVAEQVKKSTLNPNAKEFNPTKPLLSVNKSTSTPTSPGPRTHSTPSIPVLTAGQSGLYSPQYISYIPQIHMGPAVQAPQMYPYPVSNSVPGQQGKYRGAKGSLPPQRSDQHQPASAPPMMQAAAAAGPPLVAATPYSSYIPYTPQQFPGQPAMMQPMAHYPSQPVFAPMLQSNPRMLTSGSHPQAIVSSSTPQYPSAEQPTPQALYATVHQSYPHHATQLHAHQPQPATTPTGSQPQSQHAAPSPVQHQAGQAPHLGSGQPQQNLYHPGALTGTPPSLPPGPSAQSPQSSFPQPAAVYAIHAHQQLPHGFTNMAHVTQAHVQTGITAAPPPHPGAPHPPQVMLLHPPQSHGGPPQGAVPQSGVPALSASTPSPYPYIGHPQGEQPGQAPGFPGGADDRIREFSLAGGIWHGRADGLQVGQDARVLGGE from the exons GGGACAAAGCACAGGAAAGGGACCCCCACCGTCACCG GTGTTCGAGGGTGTCTACAACAATTCCAGAATGCTGCATTTTCTTACAGCTGTTGTG GGCTCCACTTGTGATGTAAAGGTGAAGAATGGTACCATATATGAAGGTATCTTCAAGACTCTGAGCTCAAAG TTTGAACTAGCAGTAGACGCTGTACACCGGAAAGCATCTGAGCCAGCAGGTGGCCCTCGTCGGGAAGACATTGTAGACACAATGGTGTTTAAGCCAAGCGATGTCATGCTTGTCCACTTCCGGAATGTTGACTTCAATTATGCTACTAAAG ACAAGTTCACTGATTCAGCTATTGCCATGAACTCAAAGGTGAATGGGGAGCACAAAGAGAAGGTGCTTCAGCGCTGGGAAGGGGGCGACAGCAACAGCGATGACTATGACCTCGAGTCTGACATG TCCAACGGATGGGACCCCAATGAAATGTTCAAGTTCAACGAGGAGAACTATGGTGTGAAGACCACCTATGATAGCAGTCTTTCTTCTTACAC GGTACCCTTGGAGAAGGACAACTCGGAAGAGTTTCGTCAGCGGGAGCTGCGTGCAGCCCAATTGGCTCGAGAGATTGAATCAAGCCCCCAGTACCGCCTGCGGATCGCCATGGAGAACGATGATGGACGCACTGAAGAGGAGAAGCATAGTGCAGTCCAGCGGCAGGGTTCAGGACGAGAGAGCCCCAGCCTGGCATCTAG GGAGGGAAAATATATCCCTCTACCCCAACGAGTTCGGGAAGGTCCTCGGGGAGGAGTTCGATGCAGTAGTTCCCGGGGTGGCCGGCCTGGCCTTAGCTCTCTGCCGCCTCGTGGCCCTCACCACCTTGACAGTAGCAGTCCTGGCCCAGGTTCTGAGACACGTGGTATCAATGGAG gcccTTCCCGCATGTCCCCTAAGGCACAGCGGCCTCTGAGAGGTGGTGCCAAGACTCTGTCTTCACCCAGCAGTAGGCCTTCTGGAGAAGCTTCTGTTCCACCTCCTCCTGCAG TGGGCCGGATGTACCCCCCGCGCTCTCCCAAGTCGGCTGCCCCTGCCCCAATCTCAGCTTCCTGTCCTGAGCCCCCCGTCGTCGGCTCAGCAGTACCGACCTCTTCAGCTTCCATCCCTGTGACGTCATCGGTTGTGGATCCTGGGGTAGGCTCCATTTCCCCAGCTTCTCCAAAGATCTCATTGGCCCCCACAGATG TAAAAGAACTTCCAGCCAAGGAACCTGGGAGAACTCTGGAGTCCCAGGAGCTGTCCCGGATAGCTGGGAAAG TCCCTGGCCTTCAGAATGAACAGAAACGCTTTCAACTGGAAGAGCTGAGAAAGTTTGGGGCCCAATTTAAG CTGCAGTCCAGTAGCTCCCCTGAGACCAGCCTGGATCCTTTTCCTCCCCGGATCTTAAAGGAGGATgccaaagggaaagagaaggaggttGATGGTCTGTTGACTTCAGAGCCAGTGGGGTCCCCGGTCTCCTCCAAGACGGAGTCTGTATCGGATAAAGAGGACAAGCCGCCCCTGCCACCAGCAGGAGGCACTGAGGGGCCAGAGCAGCCCCCGCCACCTTGCCCAAGCCAAACTGGCAGCCCCCCAGTGGGCCTCATCAAGGGAGACGACAAGGATGAGGGCCCGGTTGCTGA ACAAGTGAAGAAATCAACACTGAACCCCAACGCCAAGGAGTTCAATCCCACAAAGCCTCTGCTGTCTGTG AATAAATCAACCAGTACCCCAACTTCTCCGGGGCCCCGAACTCATTCAACTCCCTCTATCCCGGTGCTGACAGCAGGCCAGAGTGGGCTCTATAGCCCCCAGTACATTTCTTACATACCTCAGATCCATATGGGACCAGCTGTTCAG GCACCTCAGATGTATCCATATCCTGTATCCAACTCTGTGCCTGGACAGCAGGGCAAGTACCGGGGAGCAAAAG gctccctgcccccccagcGCTCGGACCAACACCAGCCAGCCTCAGCCCCTCCGATGATGCAGGCCGCCGCTGCTGCTGGCCCACCTCTGGTGGCTGCCACACCTTACTCTTCCTACATCCCTTACACCCCGCAGCAGTTCCCAGGCCAGCCTGCCATGATGCAGCCCATGGCCCACTACCCTTCGCAG CCGGTGTTTGCCCCCATGCTTCAAAGCAACCCACGCATGCTGACTTCGGGGAGCCATCCCCAGGCCATTGTGTCGTCCTCCACTCCTCAGTACCCTTCTGCAGAGCAGCCCACCCCCCAAGCCCTCTATG CCACTGTTCACCAGTCCTATCCACACCATGCCACGCAGCTCCATGCCCACCAGCCGCAGCCGGCCACCACGCCTACTGGGAGCCAGCCGCAGTCCCAGCATGCGGCCCCCAGTCCCGTCCAG CACCAGGCGGGGCAGGCCCCACACCTGGGCAGTGGACAGCCACAGCAGAATCTgtaccacccaggggccctgacaGGCACGCCGCCTTCTCTGCCACCGGGACCTTCTGCCCAGTCCCCTCAGAGCAGCTTCCCCCAACCAGCCGCTGTGTATGCCATCCATGCCCACCAGCAGCTGCCCCACGGCTTCACCAACATGGCCCATGTTACCCAG GCCCATGTCCAAACTGGAATCacagcagccccgccccctcaccctggggctccccacccgccccaggtgatgctgctgcacCCACCCCAGAGCCATGGGGGCCCCCCCCAAGGCGCGGTGCCCCAGAGTGGGGTGCCTGCACTCTCAGCTTCCACACCCTCACCCTATCCCTACATCGGACACCCCCAAGGTGAGCAGCCTGGCCAGGCGCCTGGATTTCCAGGAGGAGCCGATGACAGGATTCGTGAGTTCTCGTTAGCTGGGGGAATTTGGCATGGAAGAGCTGATGGGCTGCAGGTGGGGCAGGATGCACGGGTTCTGGGAGGGGAGTGA
- the ATXN2L gene encoding ataxin-2-like protein isoform X17, with product MLKPQPPQQTSQPQQPPPTQQAVARRPPGGTSPPNGGLPGPLASASAPPGPPAAASPCLGPAAAAGSGLRRGAEGILAPQPPPPQQQHQERPGAAAIGSARGQSTGKGPPPSPVFEGVYNNSRMLHFLTAVVGSTCDVKVKNGTIYEGIFKTLSSKFELAVDAVHRKASEPAGGPRREDIVDTMVFKPSDVMLVHFRNVDFNYATKDKFTDSAIAMNSKVNGEHKEKVRTTRKSFVSGSCVQPNWLERLNQAPSTACGSPWRTMMDALKRRSIVQSSGRVQDERAPAWHLGRENISLYPNEFGKVLGEEFDAVVPGVAGLALALCRLVALTTLTVAVLAQVLRHVVSMEAQRPLRGGAKTLSSPSSRPSGEASVPPPPAVGRMYPPRSPKSAAPAPISASCPEPPVVGSAVPTSSASIPVTSSVVDPGVGSISPASPKISLAPTDVKELPAKEPGRTLESQELSRIAGKVPGLQNEQKRFQLEELRKFGAQFKLQSSSSPETSLDPFPPRILKEDAKGKEKEVDGLLTSEPVGSPVSSKTESVSDKEDKPPLPPAGGTEGPEQPPPPCPSQTGSPPVGLIKGDDKDEGPVAEQVKKSTLNPNAKEFNPTKPLLSVNKSTSTPTSPGPRTHSTPSIPVLTAGQSGLYSPQYISYIPQIHMGPAVQAPQMYPYPVSNSVPGQQGKYRGAKGSLPPQRSDQHQPASAPPMMQAAAAAGPPLVAATPYSSYIPYTPQQFPGQPAMMQPMAHYPSQPVFAPMLQSNPRMLTSGSHPQAIVSSSTPQYPSAEQPTPQALYATVHQSYPHHATQLHAHQPQPATTPTGSQPQSQHAAPSPVQHQAGQAPHLGSGQPQQNLYHPGALTGTPPSLPPGPSAQSPQSSFPQPAAVYAIHAHQQLPHGFTNMAHVTQAHVQTGITAAPPPHPGAPHPPQVMLLHPPQSHGGPPQGAVPQSGVPALSASTPSPYPYIGHPQGEQPGQAPGFPGGADDRIREFSLAGGIWHGRADGLQVGQDARVLGGE from the exons GGGACAAAGCACAGGAAAGGGACCCCCACCGTCACCG GTGTTCGAGGGTGTCTACAACAATTCCAGAATGCTGCATTTTCTTACAGCTGTTGTG GGCTCCACTTGTGATGTAAAGGTGAAGAATGGTACCATATATGAAGGTATCTTCAAGACTCTGAGCTCAAAG TTTGAACTAGCAGTAGACGCTGTACACCGGAAAGCATCTGAGCCAGCAGGTGGCCCTCGTCGGGAAGACATTGTAGACACAATGGTGTTTAAGCCAAGCGATGTCATGCTTGTCCACTTCCGGAATGTTGACTTCAATTATGCTACTAAAG ACAAGTTCACTGATTCAGCTATTGCCATGAACTCAAAGGTGAATGGGGAGCACAAAGAGAAGGT AAGGACAACTCGGAAGAGTTTCGTCAGCGGGAGCTGCGTGCAGCCCAATTGGCTCGAGAGATTGAATCAAGCCCCCAGTACCGCCTGCGGATCGCCATGGAGAACGATGATGGACGCACTGAAGAGGAGAAGCATAGTGCAGTCCAGCGGCAGGGTTCAGGACGAGAGAGCCCCAGCCTGGCATCTAG GGAGGGAAAATATATCCCTCTACCCCAACGAGTTCGGGAAGGTCCTCGGGGAGGAGTTCGATGCAGTAGTTCCCGGGGTGGCCGGCCTGGCCTTAGCTCTCTGCCGCCTCGTGGCCCTCACCACCTTGACAGTAGCAGTCCTGGCCCAGGTTCTGAGACACGTGGTATCAATGGAG GCACAGCGGCCTCTGAGAGGTGGTGCCAAGACTCTGTCTTCACCCAGCAGTAGGCCTTCTGGAGAAGCTTCTGTTCCACCTCCTCCTGCAG TGGGCCGGATGTACCCCCCGCGCTCTCCCAAGTCGGCTGCCCCTGCCCCAATCTCAGCTTCCTGTCCTGAGCCCCCCGTCGTCGGCTCAGCAGTACCGACCTCTTCAGCTTCCATCCCTGTGACGTCATCGGTTGTGGATCCTGGGGTAGGCTCCATTTCCCCAGCTTCTCCAAAGATCTCATTGGCCCCCACAGATG TAAAAGAACTTCCAGCCAAGGAACCTGGGAGAACTCTGGAGTCCCAGGAGCTGTCCCGGATAGCTGGGAAAG TCCCTGGCCTTCAGAATGAACAGAAACGCTTTCAACTGGAAGAGCTGAGAAAGTTTGGGGCCCAATTTAAG CTGCAGTCCAGTAGCTCCCCTGAGACCAGCCTGGATCCTTTTCCTCCCCGGATCTTAAAGGAGGATgccaaagggaaagagaaggaggttGATGGTCTGTTGACTTCAGAGCCAGTGGGGTCCCCGGTCTCCTCCAAGACGGAGTCTGTATCGGATAAAGAGGACAAGCCGCCCCTGCCACCAGCAGGAGGCACTGAGGGGCCAGAGCAGCCCCCGCCACCTTGCCCAAGCCAAACTGGCAGCCCCCCAGTGGGCCTCATCAAGGGAGACGACAAGGATGAGGGCCCGGTTGCTGA ACAAGTGAAGAAATCAACACTGAACCCCAACGCCAAGGAGTTCAATCCCACAAAGCCTCTGCTGTCTGTG AATAAATCAACCAGTACCCCAACTTCTCCGGGGCCCCGAACTCATTCAACTCCCTCTATCCCGGTGCTGACAGCAGGCCAGAGTGGGCTCTATAGCCCCCAGTACATTTCTTACATACCTCAGATCCATATGGGACCAGCTGTTCAG GCACCTCAGATGTATCCATATCCTGTATCCAACTCTGTGCCTGGACAGCAGGGCAAGTACCGGGGAGCAAAAG gctccctgcccccccagcGCTCGGACCAACACCAGCCAGCCTCAGCCCCTCCGATGATGCAGGCCGCCGCTGCTGCTGGCCCACCTCTGGTGGCTGCCACACCTTACTCTTCCTACATCCCTTACACCCCGCAGCAGTTCCCAGGCCAGCCTGCCATGATGCAGCCCATGGCCCACTACCCTTCGCAG CCGGTGTTTGCCCCCATGCTTCAAAGCAACCCACGCATGCTGACTTCGGGGAGCCATCCCCAGGCCATTGTGTCGTCCTCCACTCCTCAGTACCCTTCTGCAGAGCAGCCCACCCCCCAAGCCCTCTATG CCACTGTTCACCAGTCCTATCCACACCATGCCACGCAGCTCCATGCCCACCAGCCGCAGCCGGCCACCACGCCTACTGGGAGCCAGCCGCAGTCCCAGCATGCGGCCCCCAGTCCCGTCCAG CACCAGGCGGGGCAGGCCCCACACCTGGGCAGTGGACAGCCACAGCAGAATCTgtaccacccaggggccctgacaGGCACGCCGCCTTCTCTGCCACCGGGACCTTCTGCCCAGTCCCCTCAGAGCAGCTTCCCCCAACCAGCCGCTGTGTATGCCATCCATGCCCACCAGCAGCTGCCCCACGGCTTCACCAACATGGCCCATGTTACCCAG GCCCATGTCCAAACTGGAATCacagcagccccgccccctcaccctggggctccccacccgccccaggtgatgctgctgcacCCACCCCAGAGCCATGGGGGCCCCCCCCAAGGCGCGGTGCCCCAGAGTGGGGTGCCTGCACTCTCAGCTTCCACACCCTCACCCTATCCCTACATCGGACACCCCCAAGGTGAGCAGCCTGGCCAGGCGCCTGGATTTCCAGGAGGAGCCGATGACAGGATTCGTGAGTTCTCGTTAGCTGGGGGAATTTGGCATGGAAGAGCTGATGGGCTGCAGGTGGGGCAGGATGCACGGGTTCTGGGAGGGGAGTGA